From one Formosa sediminum genomic stretch:
- a CDS encoding TonB-dependent receptor encodes MKLLHSLLFIICFFNLGTSVSQTLISGQVKDVKNNPIVGANVYIEGSYDGATTDEAGAFSFKTTKTASQTLIVSFLSYETYRKYADVSAFQDIIVKLKEDVNTLDAVVLSAGTFSAGDNSKVNALSALDVVTTASAVGDFVGALQTLPGTTTVAEDGRLFVRGGEADETQIFIDGVRVFTPYTPTTNNVPSRGRYSPFLFDGITFSTGGYSAEYGQALSSVLLLNTIDEPEQNKTDIGIMTVGGALGHTKKWDKSALSVNGSYINLAPYNKLFPDRNDWEKPYEGFSGEAVYRRTFDNGLFKLYSALEYSVFELTQEDINYANGIHYRLKNRNLYVNTSYQGKLNSNWSVFAGGSYTNNKLDTEVIDDTVDNLEHSIHAKFRLKYRFNNRFKLNFGIEYFLTIFDETHTSPTVDAEPYGFNANIAAAFTEADMVFTKKLALKAGIRAEYSEFFKAFEVAPRVSLAYKTSSKSQVSLAYGLFYQNPNNDVLKFNQNIDSEKTSHYILNYQLNTDGRLFRAEAYYKNYSNLIKYNTEYISYNSVFNNTGYGYAKGIDLFFRDNKSLKNFDYWVSYSFLDTERDYKNYPTAAQPNFANTHNLSVVGKYWIDHWKSQVGFSYSLASGRTYTNPNETGFLNQKTKAYNSLSLNWAYLLSPQKILYLSVSNALDFKNVNGYQYANTPNSNGVYDRRALRPAADQFFFIGFFWTISDNGTDNQLDNL; translated from the coding sequence ATGAAACTTTTGCATTCACTCTTATTTATTATTTGTTTTTTCAATCTAGGTACATCTGTTTCCCAAACCTTAATTTCGGGTCAGGTTAAAGATGTTAAAAATAATCCTATTGTAGGCGCTAATGTCTATATAGAAGGCTCTTATGATGGAGCAACCACAGACGAGGCTGGCGCATTTAGTTTTAAAACCACAAAAACTGCTTCGCAAACGCTAATTGTTTCATTTTTAAGTTACGAGACGTATCGTAAATACGCAGATGTGTCCGCATTCCAAGATATTATTGTTAAGCTTAAAGAAGACGTTAATACATTAGACGCCGTGGTACTTTCTGCAGGAACTTTTTCAGCTGGAGATAATAGTAAGGTAAATGCATTATCTGCGCTAGATGTAGTTACTACGGCAAGTGCGGTAGGCGATTTTGTAGGAGCGTTACAAACGTTGCCAGGAACCACAACAGTTGCCGAAGACGGAAGGTTGTTTGTGAGAGGTGGTGAAGCCGACGAAACTCAGATTTTTATTGATGGTGTTCGGGTATTTACGCCTTACACACCTACTACCAATAATGTGCCTTCTAGAGGGCGATATTCGCCATTTTTATTTGATGGTATTACGTTTTCTACCGGAGGGTATTCTGCCGAATATGGTCAGGCCTTATCCAGTGTACTTTTATTAAATACCATTGATGAGCCTGAACAAAACAAAACAGATATTGGTATAATGACCGTTGGAGGCGCATTAGGACATACTAAAAAATGGGATAAAAGTGCTTTAAGTGTAAATGGGTCGTATATAAATTTGGCGCCCTATAACAAGCTGTTTCCAGATAGAAATGATTGGGAAAAGCCATACGAAGGTTTTTCTGGTGAAGCCGTTTATCGTAGAACATTTGATAATGGCTTGTTTAAGTTGTATTCGGCATTAGAGTATAGTGTGTTTGAGTTAACTCAAGAAGATATTAATTATGCTAATGGCATTCACTATCGGTTAAAAAATAGAAACTTGTATGTAAACACGTCGTATCAAGGGAAGTTAAATTCAAACTGGTCTGTATTTGCGGGTGGGAGTTATACTAATAATAAATTAGATACAGAGGTTATAGATGATACGGTTGATAATTTAGAACATTCTATACATGCTAAATTTAGATTGAAATACCGTTTTAATAACAGGTTTAAATTGAATTTTGGAATCGAGTATTTTCTAACCATTTTTGATGAAACTCACACCTCCCCAACAGTAGATGCAGAACCTTATGGTTTTAATGCTAATATTGCAGCAGCCTTTACTGAAGCCGATATGGTGTTTACAAAAAAGCTAGCATTAAAAGCTGGAATAAGAGCAGAATATAGTGAGTTTTTTAAAGCTTTTGAGGTGGCTCCGCGGGTATCTTTAGCATATAAAACGTCGTCTAAGAGTCAAGTATCTTTGGCTTATGGTTTGTTTTATCAAAATCCAAACAACGATGTTTTAAAGTTTAATCAAAATATTGATTCAGAGAAAACTAGTCATTACATATTAAACTATCAGTTAAATACAGACGGACGTTTGTTTAGAGCAGAAGCCTATTATAAAAACTATTCAAATTTAATAAAATATAATACAGAATATATTAGTTATAATAGTGTGTTTAATAATACTGGTTATGGCTATGCCAAAGGGATAGATTTGTTTTTTAGAGACAATAAATCTCTTAAAAATTTTGATTATTGGGTGAGTTATTCCTTCCTGGATACCGAACGCGATTATAAAAATTACCCTACCGCTGCACAACCAAATTTTGCAAATACACATAACTTGTCTGTCGTTGGAAAATATTGGATAGACCATTGGAAAAGTCAGGTGGGATTTAGTTACAGTTTAGCATCTGGACGTACGTATACCAATCCCAATGAAACAGGCTTTTTAAACCAAAAAACAAAAGCTTACAATAGTTTAAGTTTAAATTGGGCGTATTTATTAAGTCCACAAAAGATTTTATATCTGTCTGTTAGTAATGCATTAGATTTTAAAAATGTTAATGGGTATCAATATGCAAATACGCCAAATAGTAATGGGGTGTATGATAGACGTGCATTAAGACCTGCAGCCGATCAGTTTTTCTTTATCGGGTTCTTCTGGACCATTAGCGATAATGGTACCGATAATCAATTAGATAATTTATAA
- a CDS encoding trimeric intracellular cation channel family protein → MFYIIDILGTISFAISGVLVALNKRMDPFGIFIIAFVTATGGGTLRDILIGSTPVFWMENMIYVYVIAITTILAVIIKQRIDYLRTPMFLFDTIGIGLYTLVGIQKGINLNFHPLICISLGTISACFGGVIRDILCNDIPVIFRNEIYATACIVGGISFFLLRELQVESNLIYLISGFIIIAIRLLAVRFKISLPSVYSDDEVV, encoded by the coding sequence ATGTTTTATATCATAGATATTTTAGGAACCATATCTTTTGCTATTTCGGGGGTATTAGTCGCATTAAATAAGCGTATGGATCCGTTCGGGATTTTTATTATAGCCTTCGTAACGGCTACAGGTGGTGGAACGCTTAGGGATATTCTTATAGGTAGTACTCCAGTGTTTTGGATGGAGAATATGATTTATGTGTATGTGATTGCAATTACTACAATTTTAGCTGTAATTATAAAGCAAAGAATAGATTATTTAAGAACCCCTATGTTTTTGTTTGATACTATTGGTATAGGCTTATATACTCTTGTAGGTATACAAAAGGGTATAAACCTAAATTTTCACCCTTTAATATGTATATCTTTAGGAACTATTTCGGCATGTTTTGGTGGTGTTATTAGAGATATATTATGTAATGATATCCCTGTAATTTTTAGAAATGAAATTTATGCTACAGCATGTATTGTTGGAGGTATTTCTTTTTTCTTATTACGAGAATTACAGGTAGAAAGTAATCTTATTTATTTAATATCTGGTTTTATAATTATTGCAATACGGCTTTTGGCTGTACGTTTTAAAATTAGTTTACCAAGCGTATATAGTGATGATGAGGTTGTTTAA
- a CDS encoding lysophospholipid acyltransferase family protein codes for MGLLKRNPFGHILLLKKWIIRFLGILTHRRFRGFNELQIEGSEILKDLPDQNVLFISNHQTYFADVVAMFHVFNASLSGREDSIKNIGYIWHPKLNLYYVAAKETMKAGLLPKIFAYAGSISIERTWRSEGKDVNRQVKMSDISSIATALKDGWVITFPQGTTTPFKPIRKGTAHIIKRYQPIVIPVVIDGFRRSFDKKGLRIKKKNILQTMEIKAPLDIDYENDTIDNIVEKIEYSIEQHPSFLKVLTKQQIQDMEELNKKREY; via the coding sequence ATGGGATTGTTGAAACGAAATCCTTTCGGACATATACTTTTATTAAAAAAATGGATTATTAGATTCTTAGGAATCTTAACACATAGACGTTTTAGAGGGTTTAATGAACTACAAATTGAAGGTTCTGAAATTTTAAAAGATTTACCAGATCAAAACGTGCTTTTTATTTCTAATCATCAAACATACTTTGCAGATGTGGTAGCAATGTTTCATGTATTTAATGCTAGTTTGAGTGGTCGGGAAGACTCTATAAAAAATATAGGTTATATCTGGCATCCTAAACTTAATTTGTATTACGTAGCGGCTAAAGAGACTATGAAAGCTGGATTGTTACCTAAAATTTTTGCTTATGCGGGGTCTATAAGTATTGAGCGTACTTGGAGATCTGAAGGGAAGGATGTTAACAGACAAGTAAAGATGAGTGATATTTCTAGTATTGCTACAGCTTTAAAAGACGGGTGGGTAATTACTTTTCCGCAAGGTACTACGACACCGTTTAAACCTATTAGAAAAGGTACTGCACATATTATTAAACGTTATCAGCCTATAGTAATTCCTGTAGTTATAGATGGTTTTAGACGTTCTTTTGATAAAAAGGGGTTACGTATCAAGAAAAAGAATATTCTTCAAACAATGGAGATTAAAGCGCCTTTAGATATCGATTATGAAAATGATACAATTGATAATATTGTTGAGAAAATTGAATATTCTATAGAGCAACATCCTTCATTCTTAAAAGTACTGACTAAACAACAAATTCAAGATATGGAAGAATTAAATAAGAAAAGGGAATATTAA
- a CDS encoding RNA polymerase sigma factor yields MNKDQEHNFIQLLEEHQNIIHKVCRLYTNDYDAHNDLFQEITIQLWKAYPKFRGDAKFSTWMYRIGLNTAITLYRKSKRTITTQNFDAVQFRIKAEEYDDTEEQQLKLLYSAVKQLNDIEKALVFLYLEDKNYKEISETMGISEVNARVKMNRVKTKLKTILNP; encoded by the coding sequence TTGAATAAAGACCAAGAACATAACTTTATACAATTGCTTGAAGAGCATCAAAACATCATTCATAAAGTGTGCCGTTTGTACACGAATGATTATGACGCTCACAACGATTTGTTTCAAGAAATTACTATTCAACTTTGGAAAGCGTATCCAAAGTTTCGTGGTGATGCAAAGTTTAGTACTTGGATGTATCGTATTGGATTAAACACTGCTATTACGTTATATAGAAAATCGAAACGAACAATTACAACTCAGAATTTTGATGCTGTTCAATTTAGAATAAAAGCGGAAGAGTATGACGATACTGAGGAACAACAATTAAAACTGCTTTACAGTGCCGTAAAACAATTAAACGACATTGAAAAAGCACTTGTGTTTTTGTATTTAGAGGACAAAAACTATAAAGAAATTAGTGAAACAATGGGAATAAGTGAAGTGAATGCCAGAGTGAAGATGAATCGGGTAAAAACGAAATTAAAAACCATTTTAAATCCGTAA
- a CDS encoding peptidylprolyl isomerase — translation MRVLVYSCLFLLLFNCEDTKSKKNNTLNPIPETSTTKTTEKASVKQDSLINTAENTREFPVLTDDNAMEFFLQYEKHHKENKVRITTEFGTIDILLFNETKFHRANFIFLTKQGYFTNTQFYRVVKNFIIQGGSSDDPEIGKRRVDIGKYLLPTDAKRGFTHDRGVISMPSSDIENPYKLASPYEFFIVQAPGGAHHLDGDYTIFGKVINGMDVVDKISNVETDNAEWPLHNVYIQSIEIIN, via the coding sequence ATGAGAGTCTTAGTTTACAGTTGTTTGTTTCTTTTGTTATTTAATTGTGAAGATACGAAATCTAAAAAAAATAATACTTTAAATCCTATACCAGAAACTTCAACAACTAAGACTACTGAAAAAGCTAGTGTAAAACAAGACAGTTTAATTAACACTGCCGAAAACACACGTGAATTCCCTGTATTAACGGATGATAATGCTATGGAATTTTTTCTTCAGTATGAAAAGCACCATAAAGAGAACAAAGTTAGAATAACTACAGAATTTGGAACTATAGATATTTTACTCTTCAACGAAACAAAATTTCATCGTGCCAACTTTATATTTTTAACCAAACAGGGGTATTTTACAAATACACAATTTTATAGAGTTGTAAAAAACTTTATTATTCAAGGTGGTAGTAGTGATGATCCTGAGATTGGCAAACGACGAGTTGATATTGGAAAATACCTTTTACCTACAGATGCAAAACGAGGCTTTACACATGATAGAGGTGTTATTTCCATGCCAAGTAGCGATATTGAAAACCCTTATAAATTAGCTTCGCCTTACGAGTTTTTTATTGTACAAGCTCCTGGTGGTGCACACCATTTAGATGGAGATTACACCATATTTGGAAAAGTTATTAACGGAATGGATGTTGTAGATAAAATTTCGAATGTAGAAACAGATAATGCAGAATGGCCTTTACATAATGTTTACATACAAAGCATTGAAATTATTAATTAA
- a CDS encoding NUDIX hydrolase, with protein sequence MNFNDFIKLRSKIENIPLPAEASQFKMSPPFRTQLLEMDKIKMKTARKAAVMALFYPDTLQQTSLVLILRNTYKGVHSAQIGFPGGKVEPEDDSLKAAAIRETFEEVGVPEENIEVWRKITDIYIPPSHFIVQPFIGIAEKTPVFLKQDTEVDAIIEVPLVEFLSDTNVVTKRVTTSYAQEIDVPAFIFQGHVVWGATAMMLSEVKDILKGVRYL encoded by the coding sequence ATGAATTTTAATGATTTTATAAAGTTAAGATCAAAAATAGAAAATATACCGCTTCCAGCCGAAGCATCTCAGTTTAAAATGTCGCCTCCTTTTAGAACTCAACTTTTGGAAATGGATAAAATTAAGATGAAAACCGCTAGAAAAGCAGCGGTTATGGCTTTATTTTATCCCGATACATTACAGCAAACAAGTCTGGTTTTAATTTTAAGAAATACGTATAAGGGCGTGCATTCTGCTCAAATCGGATTTCCAGGAGGTAAGGTAGAGCCTGAAGACGATTCTTTAAAAGCCGCAGCCATAAGAGAGACCTTTGAAGAAGTTGGAGTGCCGGAAGAAAATATAGAAGTATGGCGTAAAATTACTGATATTTATATCCCACCAAGTCATTTTATAGTACAACCATTTATTGGAATAGCCGAGAAAACACCTGTTTTTTTAAAGCAAGACACGGAAGTAGATGCCATAATTGAGGTGCCTTTGGTAGAATTTTTAAGCGATACTAATGTAGTGACTAAAAGAGTAACAACATCTTACGCTCAAGAAATAGATGTGCCAGCGTTTATTTTTCAAGGTCATGTAGTTTGGGGTGCAACGGCTATGATGCTTAGCGAAGTAAAAGACATTTTAAAAGGGGTGCGATATCTTTGA